A region of Leptidea sinapis chromosome 4, ilLepSina1.1, whole genome shotgun sequence DNA encodes the following proteins:
- the LOC126979988 gene encoding inosine triphosphate pyrophosphatase, protein MAQKTLTFVTGNIKKLEEIKAILGNSFPLDVTNYKLDLPELQGEIDEVSIKKCQEAARILNKPVVVEDTSLCFNALKGLPGPYIKWFLEKLKPEGLHKLLTGWEDKSAEAVCTFAYSSGIEGDVQLFQGKTSGTIVYPRGTRDFGWDCIFQPDGYDKTYGELSKEEKNKISHRYKALDKLKTHFIENI, encoded by the coding sequence ATGGCACAGAAAACATTGACGTTTGTCActggaaatattaaaaaattggaAGAAATCAAAGCTATTTTGGGCAATAGCTTTCCTCTAGATGTTACCAATTATAAATTAGACTTACCAGAATTGCAAGGTGAGATTGATGAAGTTTCGATTAAAAAATGTCAAGAAGCTGctcgtattttaaataaacctGTGGTAGTTGAAGACACTTCTCTATGTTTTAATGCATTAAAAGGCTTACCAGGTCCCTACATTAAATGGTTTTTGGAAAAATTGAAACCTGAAGGCTTACATAAACTTCTAACAGGTTGGGAAGATAAATCTGCTGAGGCAGTTTGTACTTTTGCATACTCTTCAGGCATTGAAGGGGATGTGCAACTGTTTCAAGGTAAAACTTCTGGCACCATTGTATACCCAAGGGGCACAAGAGACTTTGGTTGGGATTGTATATTCCAACCTGATGGTTATGACAAAACATATGGTGAACTATCAAAGGAGGAGAAAAATAAGATATCACATAGGTACAAAGCTTTAGATAAGTTAAAGACTCATTTCATTGAAAACATCtga
- the LOC126979961 gene encoding protein artichoke: MNRKVQKSLWIILLILGLSVVRLKASCPTSEHILPCICTNKGEDLQIWCTHSDLTRVMRGIQKVGQYIKRPIDELIVENNYLPSVPGKFFQAINATRIMLRHNGLERLSSTWLETQESNLMEIYIVENDLKSIPAESLSKLHYLQAITIQSQKLKRIPTFANLKKLKYINIQSESLNNISEQTFHNLPSLNKLFITGSPNLHILRENVFYNLPKLTKLEIANCGLSNIHMRALSLLPLLNELSLNNNQISDATMVGRATRDLPMLSTLNLRNNVINQLNEGAFVDQTMLETLYLANNNIKIIHHGSFHRVPKLRVVDLNYNEIIRIHPESFLQPSGSGVEELTLIGNKIMHTSEFRSLLDALPRLKILDLSKNFLREIPRGALRGHASLELLHLNENKLKFIEPDSFVAMPALRELHLSNNYLSDETNEGPFWNLPSLKGLDLSNNFFQRLQPKLFYSLSALRRINLSSNKLTVIDPITFVDCTLLEYINISSNALVSIHPATFRNLVNLYEIDASSNRLVEFLPGLPRGLENLYLQKNQIPSLPAPPSPDLDLPSLRTLDLSNNGIQKIPYGGMKSLHNLRRFYMKRNGLKQLEAMILTDLPRLEVLDISENQILLVHQKSLSKLKNLKRLNLHGNQIVNFDFAAIKDLDGLLDINISKNKLRNISPSAISAPFEIEILNISSNNLHELQIDLNIMSNIKVFDFSYNLIKYLDENSINKMHMLKELKAQHNKIIELHTGSFKNLRSLEIIDMNNNQIELIHPLAVTDLYNLTSIYLGGNHIMDLPDRVFSNLLKLRVIELQGNQLQFISMQAFDNIPLVQYMNVSRNKLTNLENSGIKHLSSLEVLDLSFNKLSVITRDSFINMEWLVELNLDNNLICAINGQPFDSMSRLKILSLRHNKLTSIFESSFEKLRNNIAILDIDDNPLICNCEIIWLKSWLSESFSIGPKCSDGTHVREMPFGRNDCPNVPQSKAMSTLCKPSDDVIAANLGTSQVFTNIDKIKDYATHIRNHYHGNKIIDKPTPEESEYFYEDYIDYPYNETVNENLNNNKNINQSIGKNKNSEKIPTIYASTPNNNINSTSMKPVTTSTSGTGGLTFFGFPLPSLDMGKLLTTGRKMDWPENKSQLNSIRYPVTENPRFETGGFSPILPPTSNVFSPMTIPNTNISKAIVSNESIGYDNFGNVVDKAVLIHNEPPKHKVQNSTTHKKTKSEVHELQAFLDKDNSTHIAYNRTKNVEEQNSDPSNLIKYNMMESNFSIMHVTEKEGIITTDSSDDMSLPTWLDTTSIVPFTLNPVTTKPPIKKQIESSSTALSAKLAQGRSEHNMNNSRAATITKVNMPIAEHYDLHNKYPPVNREPKTRFYDDEKNPKAHSKEDKDWYYQNYNKSNLEPYIDPNVQKSKTSYYVTLYNTYIIIGILLCTFI, from the exons ATGAATCGGAAAGTCCAGAAATCATTGTGGATCATATTGCTTATACTGGGATTGAGTGTTGTCAGACTAAAGGCGTCATGCCCCACTTCTGAACATATTTTACCTTGTATATGTACCAACAAAGGCGAAGATCTGCAAATATg GTGTACGCACAGCGACCTGACTCGAGTGATGAGGGGTATCCAAAAAGTTGGCCAGTATATAAAGAGACCAATAGATGAATTAAttgtagaaaataattatttgccgTCAGTACCAGGAAAGTTTTTTCAGGCGATAAATGCGACGAGAATAATGCTTAGACATAATGGGCTGGAAAGACTATCTTCGACTTGGCTTGAAACACAGGAATCGAACCTTATGGAAATTTATATAGTAGAAAACGATTTAAAAAGCATCCCCGCTGAAAGTTTATCGAAACTTCATTATCTCCAAGCAATAACAATTCAATCacaaaaattgaaaagaatACCAACGTTTGCTAATTTAAAGAAACTGAAATACATTAACATACAATCTGAAAGTTTAAACAATATAAGTGAGCAGACATTTCATAATTTACCAAGCttgaataaactttttataacTGGTAGTCCAAATCTTCATATCCTAAGAGAGAATGTTTTTTATAACTTGCCGAAATTAACTAAACTAGAAATAGCCAATTGTGGGTtatcgaatatacatatgaGAGCTCTATCGTTGCTTCCACTTCTTAATGAATTATCATTGAATAATAATCAGATTTCAGATGCGACAATGGTCGGCAGAGCCACCAGAGATTTACCAATGCTATCCACACTAAACCTAcgaaataatgtaataaaccaGTTAAACGAAGGTGCTTTTGTTGATCAGACCATGTTGGAAACTTTATATCTGGCcaacaataatatcaaaataattcacCACGGATCATTTCATCGTGTCCCCAAATTAAGAGTTGTTGATTTAAATTACAACGAAATCATCAGGATACATCCAGAATCATTCCTACAACCATCGGGAAGCGGGGTGGAAGAACTAACTCTGATCGGGAATAAAATAATGCACACATCAGAATTTAGATCATTACTTGATGCCCTGCCAAGGTTAAAAATCTTGGACCTGAGTAAAAACTTTCTACGTGAAATTCCAAGAGGAGCTTTGAGAGGGCATGCAAGCCTAGAGCtattacatttaaatgaaaataaattaaaatttatagagCCAGATTCTTTCGTTGCCATGCCAGCCTTGAGGGAATTACATTTGAGTAATAACTATTTGAGCGACGAAACAAACGAGGGCCCATTTTGGAACCTTCCATCTTTAAAAGGATTAGActtatcaaataatttttttcagagGTTGCAACCTAAGCTCTTTTACAGCTTGTCAGCATTGCGTAGAATAAATTTGAGCAGTAACAAGTTAACAGTTATAGATCCGATAACATTTGTGGACTGTACACTGTTAGAATATATCAATATTTCCTCAAATGCCTTGGTCTCTATTCATCCAGCGACTTTCAGGAATTTGGTGAATCTTTATGAAATAGATGCTAGTTCCAATAGACTTGTGGAATTTCTTCCTGGATTGCCAAGAGGTTTGGAAAATTTGTACCTGCAAAAAAATCAAATACCAAGCTTACCTGCACCACCTTCTCCCGATTTAGATTTACCATCTTTGAGAACATTAGATTTATCTAATAATGGTATACAAAAAATACCGTACGGCGGAATGAAGTCTTTACATAACTTAAGGCGGTTTTATATGAAACGCAACGGATTGAAGCAACTTGAAGCTATGATATTAACGGATCTACCGCGTCTAGAAGTATTGGATATAAGCGAAAATCAAATACTCTTGGTACATCAAAAAAGTTTAAGTAAGCTAAAAAATCTCAAACGGCTGAACTTACATGGAAATcaaattgtaaattttgattttgcTGCAATAAAGGATCTTGATGGACTTTTAGacataaatattagtaaaaataaattgcgaAATATATCGCCTAGTGCTATAAGTGCACCATTTGagattgaaatattaaatatttcttctaataatttacatgaattacagattgatttaaatattatgtcaaatattaaagtatttgaCTTTAGTTACAACCTTATAAAGTATTTAGACgaaaatagtattaataaaatgcatatGTTGAAAGAACTTAAAGCACAGCATAACAAAATTATAGAACTTCACACAGGATCCTTCAAAAATCTTAGGAGTTTGGAAATAATTGATATGAATAACAATCAAATTGAGTTAATACATCCTTTGGCAGTAACAGATCTATATAATTTAACATCAATTTATTTGGGTGGAAACCATATAATGGATCTACCCGACAGAGTGTTTTCAAATCTACTGAAGTTGCGAGTTATTGAGTTACAAGGGaatcaattacaatttatatcaaTGCAAGCCTTTGATAATATACCATTAGTACAATACATGAATGTAAGCAGAAACAAATTAACTAACTTAGAAAATAGTGGAATAAAACATCTTTCATCATTAGAagttttagatttaagtttCAATAAACTCTCAGTCATAACAAGAGATTCTTTTATAAATATGGAATGGCTTGTTGAACTTAATCTCGATAATAATTTGATTTGTGCAATAAATGGGCAGCCATTTGATTCAATGTCCCGTCTAAAAATTTTATCCCTTCGTCACAACAAATTAACAAGTATATTCGAAAGTAGTTTTGAAAAATTACGGAACAATATAGCTATTTTGGACATTGATG ataatCCACTCATATGTAATTGTGAAATAATTTGGCTAAAGTCATGGTTATCAGAATCATTTTCAATTGGACCTAAATGTTCAGATGGAACTCATGTTAGAGAAATGCCTTTTGGCAGAAATGACTGTCCAAATGTTCCACAAAGTAAAGCTATGTCTACATTATGTAAACCTTCCGATGATGTAATTGCCGCAAACTTAGGCACATCTCAAGTATTTACAAACATTGataaaatcaaagattatgctacaCATATTCGTAATCATTATCATGGTaacaaaattattgataaaCCAACTCCAGAGGAATCTGAATACTTTTATGAAGATTATATAGATTACCCATACAATGAAACAGTTAATGAAaacttaaacaataataaaaatataaatcaaagtataggtaaaaataaaaacagtgaAAAAATTCCAACAATTTATGCTTCAAcaccaaataataatatcaatagtACAAGTATGAAACCAGTCACTACATCAACAAGTGGTACAGGTGGGTTAACTTTCTTTGGCTTTCCATTACCTTCATTGGATATGGGAAAGCTACTTACAACTGGTCGTAAAATGGATTGGCCTGAAAATAAAAGTCAGCTTAACTCTATAAGATATCCAGTAACAGAGAACCCCAGATTTGAAACTGGTGGATTTTCACCAATATTACCACCTACTTCTAATGTTTTCTCTCCAATGACAATTCCAAATACAAATATCTCCAAAGCAATAGTCAGCAATGAGAGCATTGGCTATGACAATTTTGGAAATGTTGTTGATAAAGCTGTCCTGATTCACAATGAACCTCCAAAGCATAAAGttcaaaatagtacaacacataaaaaaactaaaagtgaAGTGCACGAGCTGCAAGCTTTTCTAGATAAAGACAACAGCACTCATATAGCTTATAACAGGACAAAGAATGTTGAAGAACAAAACAGTGATCCAAGCAaccttattaaatataatatgatggaGTCAAATTTTTCTATAATGCATGTTACTGAAAAAGAGGGTATTATTACAACAGATTCAAGTGATGATATGTCACTACCAACTTGGCTTGATACTACTAGCATTGTACCATTTACTCTTAATCCAGTAACAACAAAACCACCTATTAAAAAGCAAATTGAAAGCTCCTCTACAGCCCTCTCTGCTAAGCTAGCTCAAGGACGTAGTGAACACAATATGAACAACAGTCGGGCAGCTACAATTACTAAAGTGAATATGCCAATTGCAGAACATTATGATCTGCATAATAAATATCCACCAGTAAACAGAGAACCAAAAACAAGGTTTTATGATGATGAGAAAAACCCAAAAGCACACAGTAAAGAGGATAAAGACTGGTACtaccaaaattataataaatctaatttaGAACCATATATTGATCCGAATGTTCAGAAATCAAAGACTTCATATTATGTAACTTTATATAACACATATATTATCATAGGCATTTTACTGTGTACATTCATTTAG